The DNA window AAACTGGACGGCGAAAAGGAGCTTCCGTGATCTACGCGATCGGTGACATCCATGGTTGCCTGAAGGCCTTGAAGGAGCTGGTGGCCCAACTGCCCCTGAAGGAAGGGGATGAGGTCGTCTTCCTGGGCGACTATATCGACCGGGGCCTCGACAGCAAGGGCGTCCTGGATTTCCTCCTGCAGAACCAAAAGCCCGGATGGCATTTCCTTCGGGGGAACCATGAGCAAATGCTCCTGGATTGGCTGGGGACGCCCAATCCGCTCGCGGCGGCCAATTGGCTCTTGAACGGCGGCCATGCGACCCTGCAATCCTACGTGCCGAAGGAAAAGCTGGACGAGGTCCGGGGCGAGGGAGCCCATATCCTGCTCCAATCCTACATTCCCCACACCCATGTGGAGTTCCTGAACGCGCTCCCCCTGACCCTGGACCGCCCGGAAGCCTTCTTTTGCCACGCGGGGATCAACCTGGATAATCCCTTGGACGCTCAGGATCCGGACGATCTCCTGTGGATCCGCCGCAAGTTCATCCAAGACCCTCGGCCCACCCCGAAGCTCATTGTCCATGGGCACACGCCCATCCAGGAAGTGGACCTAGCCCGCGACCGGATCAACCTGGACACGGGTTGCGTCTATGGCAACCGCTTGACCGCCCTGGCCCTCCCTGAGAAGCGGCTTTATCAAGTGGGGTTCTCCCAGGAGTGACCCGCCTGGAATTTTCATCCTTTTAACAGACCCTTATCCCCGGTTCCGGGAAGAATACCTGCCGTTCCCGATGGAGGGACCATGAAAGAACATTTCCGGATGAAGGATGGGACCGTCCAAGGCGGGGATGCGGACGGATCCAACATCACGGTCTATACCATCCCCGACGAGGCGGAGCGGGAGGAACTGCTGCAACTCCTCCATTGTGACCGGCATGTGTTGGAATCGGGGCTGGATCCGGACGAGATCTCCCGCCTGGAGATCCTCAGGGACGGGCTTTTTGTTGTCTGGAAGAGGCCCAACAACACCTCCTTCGCCGAACAGTTCAAGCTCGAGGTCTCCTCGATCGGGCTTTTTCTCCAGAAAGAAAGCCTGACCGTCATCCTGGCCGAGGGGGTCGTCCCCTTCGCCGAGAAGGAGTTCCAGGGGGTCGCCTCGCTCCCGGACGTGATGCTGCGCATCCTCCAGCACACCATCCACCATTTCCTGGGTCACCTGAAGGCCATCAAGATGCTGACGTCGGAGATCCAGGCCAAATTGAACGCTTCCATGGGCAACCAATACCTCCTGCAGATGTTCACCCTGGGCGAGAACCTCATCTATTACCTGGATGCCCTGGAGGCCAACGCGGCCGTCCTGGCGAAACTGCATAAGGACGGTGAAAAGTGCGGTTTCAGCCGTTCCGAATTGGCGGTGATGGAGGATGTGATGATCGAGCATCATCAATGTTGCAAACAGGCGGAGATCTATTCGAACGTCCTCTCCGGCCTGATGGATACCCGGGCCAGCATCATCAACAACAACATGAACACCTTGCTGAAGAACCTGACCGTCATCAGCATCGTTTTCCTTCCCCTGAACCTGGTAGCGGGGATCGGGGGCATGTCCGAGTTCAGCCAATGGACCCATGGGGTGGATTGGCGCATTTCCTACGGGCTGGTCCTTTTGGCGATGTGGATCGGGGGATGGGTCCTGTGGCGTTTTTTGATGCGCAACATCCGTTGAGGGACCCTAGCGCCGGGTCGGTTCTTCCGACTTCCGGAAGGAACGTTCGAACGAGGCGGAGGCCCGTTGAAGGGCCATCTCGGCATGGACGCCCTCCGCTTGGGCCAGGCGGGTAAAGGCGAGCAGGAATTCACCGGCGGCCCTTTCTTTTCCCCGTCTTCCGGCCTTGAGGCTCTTTTGCAGGCCCTGCCAGGCCTTGGCCGCCTGTTTTTCCAGGTCCTTCTTATCCGTTGCTTTTTGCCCCTTGTTGATCTTCTCGAACATCCGCTGGGTCCTCAGCAGGGACGGGAGGGACTTGGGGAGGCCGTCCAAGGCCGATCTCCGCTCGGGTTTTTCCTGCCGTTTCAATTCTTCCCATTTACGGTTGATGTCGGAGATCCTGCGGCTGGATTTCCCGAAGACGTGGGGATGGCGGCGGATGAGCTTGTCGCCGATACCCTTGGCCACCTCCTGGAGGTCGAAACGGCCCTTTTCCTTGGCCATTTGGGCGTGGAAGACGACCTGCAACAAGAGGTCCCCCAGTTCTTCCTGGAGGGCCTTGGGATCGTCCATGTCGATGGCGTCCAGGACCTCGTGGGCCTCTTCCAATAGGTAAGGTTTCAGGGTGCGGTGGGTCTGGCGGCGGTCCCAGGGGCAGCCGTTCCTGGATCGGAGCCGGGTCATGATATTTTCAAGACGGCGCAGATAATCCATGCTTGCCTCCGGGGTGGGTGGAATTTACCATGCCTGGCGTCGGGAAAACCATCCCCAACAAGGGCGGAGGCGGACATTGGATCTGTCTTTCTGGACCGAACGGTTGATGAAGGTCCCCGGAGCCCAGGGGACCAAGGCGCACCTCTTGGCGCAGGGCCACACCGAACAGGAGGCGACCTTCGGCGGGGCCATCGTCGGGGCCCTGGGGATCTTCCTGGGCGTCATCCTTTTCAATTCCTTCATTTATGGGATCATCCGCGGGTTCTTCGACCAGGCCTGGGCCTATTGCCTGGAGAACCCGGTGGAAGCCACCTTGGCGGGGATCTTCGCCACCCTTCTCTTCCTGGCGGTCCTCTTCAAATGGATGGGCCATAGCTCCCAAAAGAAGATCGAGTCGGCCCAGCAAACCCGCCGGGACCGTCACCGCATGGAGGAGAAACGGGACTACCTGCGCAAGGGGGCCATGGGGAACTTCGAGGAGATATTCCGCTACTTCCTCAAGGAAACACGGCCCGACCTCGAGGTGAAGACCTGCCACGTGGTGGACAACATCCCGCGGATCCTGTTCCTGGCCCGGCGGTTCAACACCGAACTGGGCGGTGACGTGGGGAAGAACTACAACCTTTTTCGCGACGCCCTCTTCCAGGATACCTTGGACCTTCTCGGGGCCGCTTTCGACCTGGCCGAGAACATTCCCGCGGTCATCGTGGACGCCCAAATGAACTTCATCAGCGGTAAGGCCAAGTATTACGAGGGATCGGTCCTGAGCGTGAAGGCCCAGCGGGACGTCTTCCTCCACGCCCGGGGCAAGAAAACGGCCCCCTTCAAGGCCCTGACCTCCTTTGACCTACGCTACAACGACGGTATGGAGGTCAAGTCCATCCCCCAGGAGGAAAGCAAGCAGGCCCGGGTCCTGGAAAGGATCAAGGAGAACGCGCCCAGGTTGAACGTGCGTTATGAGGCGCCCAAGGCCAAGGCCGATGACGGGTGGGAGAAGCCCAAGGAGATCGCCGAGCCCGAGGTCATCCAGGAGACGACCCGGGGGAAGGAAATGAGCGCGCTGTCCCTGTCCCAATTCCAGGACCTGGTCCTCGGCGTCCTGGCCAAAATGAGCTTCGCGGTCCAAAAGGTGAAGAAGGTGCCCGGCGGGACGCTCCAGATCCAGGTGGATTTCGCCCATCCGGTGGTGGGGGGCAGTTTCCTGGTCCTGGCCCGCCAATATCCGGAGACCGCTCCGGTGCACGCCGACCTCATCCGGGAACTGGACGAAGTCACCCGCGAGGAGGCGTGCAAACGAGGCATCTATATCGTGACCGGGCGCTATACCGAGGAGGCCCGCAACATCACCCGGAAGATGGCGGTGGACCTGGTGGACGGGGCCCGGTTGGAGGAACTCGTCGCGGGCCCGCCCTATGACGGACGCTGGACCTTCCGGATCGTGGATGAGAAGGGGGTGGTCCAGGACCTGTCCCGGATGCCCCTCTTGAGCTTCGAGAAGGAAACGGACCTTTTCTTGAAAAGCATGGGGTTCCGCGTGGAGAAGATCCGGCGCCAGCCGGGAGGGTCCGTCGTGGCCGTGGCCCAATATCCCCACCCGGTGGTCGGGGGCAAGTTCTGCGTGATGGCCAAGCAATTCCAGGCGAGCGAGACCGTTTCCCCGGAGTTCGTCAGCGAGATGAGCCATGTGATGAAGGCGGAGTTCTGCGACCGGGGCTTGTTGATGGTGACGACGGCCATCGGCCAGGAGGCCCGGGCCTTGGCCCGTTTCTCGAACGTGGACCTGGTGGACCGGAACACCTGGGAGAACCTGCGGCGCCAGATCTGACGGTCCTCCGGGGCCGGGACGCGAGAGCGAACACCACGGTAAATTTAGGGAAGGCGAAAAGGCCAGTCCCTTGACAGGACCCCGAAGTCAAAGTATCAGTATCCCAAGTGAATTTTCCACAGGAGGATCCCCTTGCCCCGTAAGCGTGGTCATGAGGATGACGAAGATCTCGTCGAGGACGATCTGGAGGATGATGACGATCAGGTCGAGGACGATGAGGATGATGAAGAGGATGACGACGACGATGACACCATCGACCTGGACCAGGCGGAGGAAGAGGAAAAAGAGGACGAGGACGATTCCGACGATGATGACGAGGACGGCGAGTCCGTGGACACGATCGAGCGCCGCCGGCTCTTCCAGAACGAGGCCGAGGAGCTCCTGGAGAACATGACCCTGGAGGACGTGCGGGAGGTCCTCCGGGAGAACGAGCTGGATGAGAGCCAGGCCCAACGCCTGCGCAAGCTCCTGAACGAGGTGGTGGACGAGGGGGAGGTCGTTTCCATGGACGAAGCCTGGGAAGAGGCCTTGGAGCGTTTGGAGGAGGAATGAAGTTCCGCATGGGCCCGGAGGCGACCCCTCCGGGCTTTTTTTATTTCGGGTCCCTTCGGCCCCTTTGGGGCCTGTGTTACACTCTAGCCCCATGATCCAACGTTATTTCCAAGACATGCGCTCCCTTTGGCTCGATCCTTCCGGATTTTTCGCCCGTTCCCCGGAACGCTTGAACGAGAAGGAGGCGTTCCGTTTCGCCAACCTGACGGGCCTGGCCATCGCGCTGGAGCTGGGGCTGGTGGAGATCCTTTCCGGGAGCTCCTGGATGAACGTGGTCCTGGTGACCCTGGTCATGTTCCTGGCCTTGCCCTTCCTCGTGAACGCCTGGATCTATCTTTGGGACGGTTTCCTGCGGCTTTGCGCTTTCCTGCTGGGGGAGAAGGTCCCCTTCACGGAGACCCGCTCCGTGGTGGCCTATTCGCTGGGCGGGTTCCTTTTCGTCGGCATCGGTTTCGGGGTCGGGAAGTGGTTGGCGCTGGCGACCTTCCTTTTCCAGGTCCTGGGACTGGAGAAAAGCCTGAAATGCTCCCGTTGGACCGCGGGCGTTTTGGTCCTTTTTCCCCTATCCCTGGTCCTGGTGTTGGTGGTCTTCACCCTTTTCATGTTCAAGGTCTTCCAATGAGCCCCCGGGCCCGCCGCGCTTCGACCCGGCCCCCCGCGCCTGTTCCCTCGGCGGGAGGATCGATCACCGAATACCGGCTGGTCTGGTACCTGCTCTCTTTCTGCGTGCCCTTCGCCGGGATCCTGGTGGCCCTTTTCCTTTACGACCGGGACGAAAAGGAGGTCCGGCGCATCGGCCGGAACTGCCTCCTGATCGGTTTCGTGTTCTGGGTCCTTTTGCCCCTCTTGGTCGGGTTCCTCCTGGTGGTCATCGCGCTCTTTTCCATGGCGGGATGGGTCTCGGACGTGATGGACGCGGCGGATTAAGCCTTTCCTCGGGCGTTCCTGGAGGCTCCTTTGAAGACCCTTCTGATCAGCGGCGGGACCAGGGGCATCGGACTCGCCATCGCCCGCGCTTTCCTCCGGAAGGGCTGGGCCCTCTCGACCTGCTACCATTCGGATGAGGTTTCCGCCCAAGCGGCGGCCGTGGAATTCACCGCCCTGGGGGGCGATTTCCAGGTCGTCAAGGCCGACATGGGAAAGGAAGCCGAGGTCCGGGCCTGGGTCGCCGGCGCCCTGGAACGTTGGGGCCGCCTGGATTGCGTCCTTCACAATGCCGGGGCCACCTGGAACGCCCGCCTTCTGAACGTGGAAGAAACCGAATGGAAGGCCACCATGGATGTCCATCTCAAGGGGGCCTACCTGATGACCCAAGCCGCCTTGAAGCCCATGCTCAAACAGAAGGACGGCCACTTCATCTTCATTTCCTCCATCGTGGCGACCACCGGCAATATCGGCCAGGGGGCCTATACGGCGGCCAA is part of the bacterium genome and encodes:
- a CDS encoding metallophosphoesterase family protein; its protein translation is MIYAIGDIHGCLKALKELVAQLPLKEGDEVVFLGDYIDRGLDSKGVLDFLLQNQKPGWHFLRGNHEQMLLDWLGTPNPLAAANWLLNGGHATLQSYVPKEKLDEVRGEGAHILLQSYIPHTHVEFLNALPLTLDRPEAFFCHAGINLDNPLDAQDPDDLLWIRRKFIQDPRPTPKLIVHGHTPIQEVDLARDRINLDTGCVYGNRLTALALPEKRLYQVGFSQE
- a CDS encoding magnesium transporter CorA family protein; translation: MKEHFRMKDGTVQGGDADGSNITVYTIPDEAEREELLQLLHCDRHVLESGLDPDEISRLEILRDGLFVVWKRPNNTSFAEQFKLEVSSIGLFLQKESLTVILAEGVVPFAEKEFQGVASLPDVMLRILQHTIHHFLGHLKAIKMLTSEIQAKLNASMGNQYLLQMFTLGENLIYYLDALEANAAVLAKLHKDGEKCGFSRSELAVMEDVMIEHHQCCKQAEIYSNVLSGLMDTRASIINNNMNTLLKNLTVISIVFLPLNLVAGIGGMSEFSQWTHGVDWRISYGLVLLAMWIGGWVLWRFLMRNIR
- the mazG gene encoding nucleoside triphosphate pyrophosphohydrolase codes for the protein MDYLRRLENIMTRLRSRNGCPWDRRQTHRTLKPYLLEEAHEVLDAIDMDDPKALQEELGDLLLQVVFHAQMAKEKGRFDLQEVAKGIGDKLIRRHPHVFGKSSRRISDINRKWEELKRQEKPERRSALDGLPKSLPSLLRTQRMFEKINKGQKATDKKDLEKQAAKAWQGLQKSLKAGRRGKERAAGEFLLAFTRLAQAEGVHAEMALQRASASFERSFRKSEEPTRR
- a CDS encoding restriction endonuclease; this translates as MDLSFWTERLMKVPGAQGTKAHLLAQGHTEQEATFGGAIVGALGIFLGVILFNSFIYGIIRGFFDQAWAYCLENPVEATLAGIFATLLFLAVLFKWMGHSSQKKIESAQQTRRDRHRMEEKRDYLRKGAMGNFEEIFRYFLKETRPDLEVKTCHVVDNIPRILFLARRFNTELGGDVGKNYNLFRDALFQDTLDLLGAAFDLAENIPAVIVDAQMNFISGKAKYYEGSVLSVKAQRDVFLHARGKKTAPFKALTSFDLRYNDGMEVKSIPQEESKQARVLERIKENAPRLNVRYEAPKAKADDGWEKPKEIAEPEVIQETTRGKEMSALSLSQFQDLVLGVLAKMSFAVQKVKKVPGGTLQIQVDFAHPVVGGSFLVLARQYPETAPVHADLIRELDEVTREEACKRGIYIVTGRYTEEARNITRKMAVDLVDGARLEELVAGPPYDGRWTFRIVDEKGVVQDLSRMPLLSFEKETDLFLKSMGFRVEKIRRQPGGSVVAVAQYPHPVVGGKFCVMAKQFQASETVSPEFVSEMSHVMKAEFCDRGLLMVTTAIGQEARALARFSNVDLVDRNTWENLRRQI
- a CDS encoding SDR family oxidoreductase, with the translated sequence MKTLLISGGTRGIGLAIARAFLRKGWALSTCYHSDEVSAQAAAVEFTALGGDFQVVKADMGKEAEVRAWVAGALERWGRLDCVLHNAGATWNARLLNVEETEWKATMDVHLKGAYLMTQAALKPMLKQKDGHFIFISSIVATTGNIGQGAYTAAKAGMLGFARSLAQEYGGRNLRANVVFPGFHKTRIADNLSPEAEEAIRQRHLLGRTADLGEVAEFVTWLAGTKNISGQVFNLDSRLPGWL